GGCATCGACCGAATCGCATCGTTTTCAttatttccaaccaaaattggccgtAAGGGATATGCTGACAAATTGTCAGAATTTTAGtataaaattgtccacatccTTTTATTGGGTTTAAGATTATTTTGTTTGTCCGGTGATTAACGCGAGAAAATTTACGTGTTGAACACTCGACATCTAAAGCGCCCTTTTGCGTTGAAATTTTCGTTGAAATTTAACGGTGAAGACGGTGATTCACCAAACGCTTAACCCGACGTCCCCGTATACACACTTCCCCTTCGTATCATCACGTGGCCAATTTCTTCCATATACTTGTAGGagtattcaaatattttcaagtcTGAACATCGTTTGAATAATTTAAATCGCTTTGACTAGGTACGAACATTGACTTCGTATCCGGTCGCTCGTTCAAGACGTACGTTTCGGGGTCCGTGCTCCAGGCAGACCCGTGCAGTACAAGCTCTATTGAATTGAATTCTAGTTGTTATCTTGTCTATGTCATACATTTTACATAAGCCCCTCGGATTTTCAGAATCCTAGGAATATTAGTATTTTAAGGTAAATCCCTATAATTTTAGaagaactgtttttttttttttttgcgaatttATGTGGGTTTTTCCTAggaatccaaaaaattcttttatttatttatttatttgatcgAAAGAAAAATCTCCATTTCATATCTAAAATATTCGGTTTGAGCCGGTGCTAAATTGTTGGGAAATCTAGTTCGCGTCCAGGTTGTGATTTTAACAAGAATAGGAGTGTTGCGTATTATAAAAAAGAGCCCGACCTTCTTTTTTGGGAATTTACAacacatttacccaaaaaaaaaaaaaacccaagaaGAATTTCCAGTGAGAGCAAGGAGGCGAAGAGACAGTGATTCGTCCCAAGAGATCAAGAAGTTGCCTAAACAAGgtaattttggaaggaaaaaaaaaaacataatttcatTGTCAGAATCGAGACTCCTTAAACTCGGAAAACTTCATTGATTTGTTGTTGGTCTTGAATCGTTTTGTACCTGGTTTAGTTCTAGGCTGGTTTTTGATTGACCCGTGTCGGTTCCTAGCTCCTATAACTAGGAACCATTCCTAACATGATAGGTTTTGATAGGGTTTTTGGAACCTACCACCATGGAATCGATCGCCTTGCTTCCGACGatccgaaaaaggaaagaaaaatttctCGGCAGCTGCGTGAATGAAAAGATGTCAAAATCCAATTCGGTCGGATTTACTTCCTAATTTTCAATTGGTCACCAACCGAAGTTTTCCCTAGCAGGGATATGAACTAAATTCTTGGTGATCTCTCGAACTTTTCCTCTTTCAGGACACCCCTCTAGGGTTGTGTCACGAAAGTCTCAATTCCGTGTGGAAAGTTGACCTTGGCCCCATTCCTGTGCTCTGTTTTCATAAGAAGTTTGGGCAGGGGAAGGGCTTGAGAAGAAACAGAGTAGGAAGGTGGTTGGTCGTGGAGGAGGAGTTCCAAGATTGGATTTTCAACGAGTCTTCCACATGAAAACCCCCataaatctttaaaaaattacaGTAGGGAGAACCGCCAACCACTCCCTCCGCCCGCTTTTTCAAGTTGGAAACATTCATCAAACAGACCACCCAACAACCTACCCCCCCCAAACCTTCTCCTTATAATAACCTTCCCTCCTCGTCAATCTGGTTTCATCCCCATTGCACTTTGCACTTAGCTCCACCGGAGAAAGAAAACCAGCACGAACCCAAGAAGAAGACCCGCGATCTGACCAGCCATGGATAGGTCTTTCAAGCAGCAGCAGCTTCTGGCTTGCGCCGCCCTGGTCATGTCCATGGTGGTGCTGTCCTCTGCTCAGACGTGCTCCAACTACGCCTTCTCTGGGAACAAGGTGTTCAGCTCCTGCACCGATCTGCCTTACCTGAACTCGTTTCTCCACTGGACTTACGACTCGTCGGCCAACACGGCCCAGATAGCCTACCGGCACGCCTCCGTGGCCGCGTCCACGTGGGTGGCTTGGGCCATCAACCCGACCTCGACCGGCATGGTCGGGGCCCAGTCGCTCGTGGCTTACCGGCAGTCGAACGGGACCATGAGGGCCTACACGTCTCCGATCAGCGGGTACCAGACCCAGTTGACGGAGGGGGATCTGAGCTTTAACGTATCTGGCCTCTCCGCGACTTATGCGAGCAATGAGATCATCATCTTCGCCACCATAAAACCCCCGAGCAATGGCTCGGTGAACCAGGTTTGGCAAGATGGACCGCTCTCCGGCGGGTCCCCGAGCGTACATGCCACTACCGGCGCTAATCTTCAGTCCAAGGGGACTCTGAATTTTGCCTCTGGTCAGGCTGGGGCATCTGGGGGTGGCAACTCTAAGACAAGAAAGAGGAATGTAAGTGACagtcttcctttctttctttcttcctcgtcTTGTTTTTCATGTTGGTTTCTCCTTATTTGAGTTTGCACATTCTGTTTTGGTAGGTGCAGATCATCTATCTGATTTGAAAGTAAAACAGAACATGTCTATTGATTTTCCCATGATGCTGGGGATAAATGAGCAGCTTTTGAGCTCTGGTTCTTCCCCTTTTAAATACTCTTTTTCGCCCATGTGGATACACATTAGACATGCCCTGTCTTAATATTACAAAGGGTAAAAGAGCAGGCGTAAAGGAAGGGAAAGAAGCAGGTGCCTTGTAGATGAAGTTCTTGTGTTCTTACATGCTGAAAGTCCGTTCCTTTTTAGCAGGAACTTTAGTTGGTATCTCAGAATTCCTTGAATTAAGACAGCCTTGAAAATCTGGCATAGAACTTTTGACTACAGGTGCAAACTTTATATGTTCTAGCTGTCATAACTGAAACTTTTGTTCCGCGGGGATGTCTTTGATCAGAAGATAGAAGTTTTCTTTCATATGATATTCCAAATCTTCCTGAGAGGCCTAACTGAGAACTTCATAATTTGAATCACTCTTCAGTAGCAGTTGAAGTTGTATAGTAGTTGCAACTTTACTCCTGACCATCATGAACATTGAAAATCTCAGAGACATGGAGTACTAAATGCTGTGAGTTGGGGGATTTTGATGCCTGTTGGTGCCATCATAGCCAGATACTTGAAGGTGTCAAAAGCTGCGGACCCAGCATGGTTTTACCTCCATGTCACATGCCAATCCTCGGCCTATATCATTGGCGTTGCCGGATGGGCAACCGGTATCAAACTCGGCAGCGAGTCGCCCGGCATAACCTTCACCGCTCACAGGACAATTGGCATTATCCTGTTCTGCCTCGGCACACTTCAGGTATCAAAAGAATTGTCAATTCACGCAGGCATGTTTCGTGCTCACGTCAAAACCTATGTGTCCTCGCGCATTAGTTTACATACAGCTTTTTTAGCAGAACAGGGGAAAATACGCTTGTTTTCGTGTAAAACAGATGCAAACAAACGAAGTGGTACTTGTTCTTGGTATTTGATCTTGGAGTTGAAACAGAACAATAGTATAGTGACATGATATAGGTAATGGAGATCttaaggaaggaaaagaagtcGACTGATAATAACTTTCGACTTTCAGGTGTTTGCTTTGCTTCTAAGGCCCAATAAGGACCACAAATACAGATTCTACTGGAACATCTACCATCACTCCATGGGTTACACGGTGATCATCCTCAGCATCATCAACATATTCAAGGGGTTCGACATCCTGGATCCAGAGAAGAAGTGGAAGGACGCTTACATTGGAGTGATTGTGGCCTTGGGCTGCGTCGCGGTGGTTCTAGAGGCGTTCACTTGGTACGTGGTTCTGAAGAGGAGGAAAACGCAAGGTGGGTCGAAATCGCCTCACGGCATGAATGGATCGAATGGTTATAATCACAATGGATATGGCGCGAGGCCACACCAGGAGGCGTAGAAGAATGATCTATGAGATCGTGGCTGCGGGTCATTTTTGGCCCTcctttcatcttttcttctctttcgcTGTATGGGTCTTAGACTTCACAGTGATGCATACTATGTAAATTTTATACACTGAGTTACATTCAGTTATATGTTATGTTGTTGCGAGGAGTTTAGGACATGGCAGTAATTCTTTCATAGCTTTTCTAGGAATGTCTCCTCTGGATTTCGGGTTTCCCCAAGTTTCCAGGGAGTATGTACTTTACCGTGTTTATTACTGAATCCTCCAtgccttttttctttgcttctaaTTCGCATCTTCACCGTTGACACTTTATTGTGACTCGTTAGTCCTCGTCAACTTGAAAGTATGAATGGTTTCAAGCTGAAAAGTTCGGTTTTTGCTCGAGTTAAGCTCAAATGTGAGCTCCAGACACAACTCATATCTGCACAGCTACAGCTAAAACTCTCTAAGTTTCCCGCTCATTGGCAAGTCCCTGTGAAAGACGATAATTCAGAGAGGCGTATGCCAAGAGAAAGATCAAGCTATGTGAACAACTAAAAGGGGAGTGGATCAGCATTTCCAGCGACACACCGGAACGACATGCTTAGCTCAACAGATGTAATCTAATGTCAGTCATTCAGCAAATCATCAATAGACCATTTCCCAAATGCTATTGTCATGCTTAAGTTAGGGAGAAGATCAGGTGGAGAGACATTCTGGCGAACATATACTAGATTACGACTTGCTCTCGTCAGCGGCCCCATAACTTGCAAATGGAGGCAATGATTATGGGAACCATGTGAGTTTAACACAAGGGTTTCTAAAATAAACGAACTCTCAAGGGCCACAAGTCAAGTGGACTAATCATGCAGACAATGAATATTAAAGAAGCAAGATTTCCTTAACCCATTGTCAAGGAATTCAGTATCAGAGAGCTTGATGTTGTTCAGAAGAACAAGTAAACTATAGTTTCTATATCataataacaaataattgaGCTCCTTTTTAGATTTCACTCGACTAGTTGGTCCCATCTCATTCTGTTTGCTGCAAAACCTCCACGAACGCATCCTTGATGAGAGGGTTTGAGGCTGCAACCCGCTGAGATGTGATGTCAAAATCCTTACCAGATCTGATGCAAAACAACCACCACCAGTATCACCGTGTAAGCAAAATCTCTTTCACTAAACTTATGAAGGTTTAAGATTTTGACATTGCCGTTCATAGATTATATGTAGTGGCCCACAAGTCATGCGGTCATAAACTCTTGTCCATAAAGCACCCGTTGATTGAGTCCATAGAGTGAGTTAACCTTCTAGGATCTAAATTTGCAGCCACAAGTCATGATTGTTCCATGCAGTCTCTTTCTTAGAACTGAAAGTGAAACATATAGGTGAGATTTTGCCTACTTACGGATCATAAACAAGACCTCCAGCTTCTTTCACTATCACTGCTCCACCTGCCACATCCCTAGGAAGAAGAGCAAGACACATTCAACCGTATTGTCCTTAGTAGTAGAGTATTACCTCTACTTTTCTGCTTACACCATAAAACCATACCAGGGACCTCCGAAGCCGGTTTCGTAGAATAAATCAAGTCGTCCACAAGCAATTCCACAAAGGTTCAATGCACAGGATCCACACATGCGAACTGACCTCACCTGACCGTACATTAACAAAGAAAAGTTGACATCAGGTGGTGGAGAAAACAGAAGTCACCattaacacatgcatgacaacaTTGGATTTACTTTGAAAAGTAGACTTTTGATTCTATCAGTAGATGCATCCAACGTTGCCTTATCACGCTTGGTACCGGCCTGCAGTTCCAGTAGGCAAAAATAGTCGATTAGTGAATTATTTTTCTGCTTCGCTCTTCTAGATAACCAAATCTACAATTTCTGAAGTACATCTAGCACCCATTGCCTTAGGTGACTGGTACTCGTGAAAACTTTATTCAATGAGAAGCATAAAGGTTTTTTGCACGGTTTTAAAATAAACCTCCTTGATAGCAATTCTGGGTGCATACACTATTTCCAGAGGAGGTGGACAAAAATTAACATCACAGCCTCACAGACTGCTGATCAATTGTAAGATATGAGGTTTGGAGGTAGGGATGGGATAGTAGTGATGTTCATAAGGCCAGATAAGATTATGCCTCAATtgggacacacacacacacacacacacacacacacacacacatgcacgTTTGCACGCACATAGTTTTCCTAAGAAAAGGAATctgctcttctttctttgagAGTGACATTCTGCCCCCTTATATATGTCGAACTCTTTCAAGGACCAT
This sequence is a window from Rhodamnia argentea isolate NSW1041297 chromosome 3, ASM2092103v1, whole genome shotgun sequence. Protein-coding genes within it:
- the LOC115728115 gene encoding cytochrome b561 and DOMON domain-containing protein At5g47530, with protein sequence MDRSFKQQQLLACAALVMSMVVLSSAQTCSNYAFSGNKVFSSCTDLPYLNSFLHWTYDSSANTAQIAYRHASVAASTWVAWAINPTSTGMVGAQSLVAYRQSNGTMRAYTSPISGYQTQLTEGDLSFNVSGLSATYASNEIIIFATIKPPSNGSVNQVWQDGPLSGGSPSVHATTGANLQSKGTLNFASGQAGASGGGNSKTRKRNRHGVLNAVSWGILMPVGAIIARYLKVSKAADPAWFYLHVTCQSSAYIIGVAGWATGIKLGSESPGITFTAHRTIGIILFCLGTLQVFALLLRPNKDHKYRFYWNIYHHSMGYTVIILSIINIFKGFDILDPEKKWKDAYIGVIVALGCVAVVLEAFTWYVVLKRRKTQGGSKSPHGMNGSNGYNHNGYGARPHQEA